The following are encoded together in the Oncorhynchus masou masou isolate Uvic2021 chromosome 5, UVic_Omas_1.1, whole genome shotgun sequence genome:
- the LOC135539973 gene encoding proliferation-associated protein 2G4-like, giving the protein MSDNEEQEQTIAEDLVVTKYKMGGDIANQALRMVIEAAKSGVSVLSLCEKGDAHIMAETGKVFRKEKDLKKGIAFPTSVSVNNCVCHFSPLKSDPDYTLKDGDLVKIDLGVHVDGFISNVAHSFVVGATKEAPVTGKKADVIKAAHLCAEAALRLVKPGNQNSKVTEAWNKIAQSFKCTAIEGMLSHQLKQHVIDGEKTIIQNPTDQQRKDHEKAEFEVHEVYAVDVLISTGEGKARDGGQRTTIYKRDPSKQYGLKMKTSRMFFSDVERRFDAMPFTLRAFEDEAKARLGVVECAKHELLQPFSVLNEKEGEFVAQFKFTVLLMANGPHKITSGPFEPELYKSEHEVQDAELRTLLQSTASRKTQKKKKKKASKTVETTTGQPTEESNKAAE; this is encoded by the exons ATGTCTGACAATGAAGAACAAGAACAGACTATCGCTGAGGACTTGGTTGTCACCAAGTACAAAATGGGAGGTGACATCGCCAACC aGGCCCTGCGCATGGTGATTGAGGCGGCCAAGTCAGGGGTGTCTGTGCTCAGTCTCTGTGAAAAGGGAGACGCTCACATCATGGCAGAAACTGGCAAGGTCTTCAGGAAGGAGAAAGACTTGAAGAAAG gAATTGCCTTCCCCACCAGCGTCTCAGTCAATAACTGTGTTTGCCACTTCTCTCCCCTGAAGAGTGACCCTGACTACACACTTAAAGATGGAGATCTGGTCAAAAT TGATCTTGGAGTCCATGTTGATGGCTTCATCTCAAATGTGGCTCATAGCTTTGTTGTGGGAGCTACCAAG GAGGCGCCAGTGACCGGGAAGAAAGCTGACGTGATAAAGGCAGCTCATCTGTGTGCGGAGGCAGCCCTACGCCTTGTCAAGCCTGGCAACCAGAACTCAAAGGTGACAGAGGCTTGGAACAAGATCGCTCAGTCATTCAAATGCACAGCCATCGAGG GTATGTTATCTCATCAGCTGAAGCAACACGTCATCGATGGAGAGAAAACCATCATTCAGAACCCCACAGACCAGCAAAG GAAGGACCATGAGAAGGCAGAGTTTGAGGTGCACGAGGTCTACGCTGTTGATGTGCTGATCAGCACTGGTGAAGGGAAg GCCAGGGATGGAGGCCAGAGGACCACCATTTATAAGAGGGACCCCAGTAAGCAGTACGGGCTGAAGATGAAGACCTCCCGCATGTTCTTCAGCGATGTGGAGCGACGCTTTGACGCCATGCCCTTCACTCTCAG ggCATTTGAGGATGAGGCCAAAGCCCGCCTGGGTGTGGTGGAGTGTGCCAAACACGAGTTGCTACAGCCTTTCAGTGTGCTCAATGAGAAGGAGG GAGAGTTTGTGGCCCAGTTTAAGTTCACAGTGCTGCTAATGGCCAACGGCCCCCATAAAATCACCAGCGGACCCTTTGAGCCAGAGCTCTACAAGTCAGAGCACGAGGTGCAGGATGCAGAACTGAGG ACTCTGCTACAGAGCACAGCCAGTCGCAaaacacagaagaagaagaaaaagaag GCCTCCAAGACTGTGGAAACCACTACTGGACAGCCAACCGAGGAGAGCAACAAGGCTGCAGAGTAG
- the LOC135539974 gene encoding receptor tyrosine-protein kinase erbB-3-like isoform X2 translates to MRMTGLRQVFALCVTLTWLQFTCAQTQEVICSGTQNALSVTGSSQTQYTLMKDMYSGCEIVMGNLEITMMEHWRDFTFLQSIREVTGYILIAINQFSRLPLDQLRIIRGTTLFEERFALAVLVNYQKDGQHGLEELGLTHLTEILEGGVQIIQNKFLSYTPQVNWLDIVKDGASEVIINENGPEQPCDEACPGPCWGSRNDTCQILTKTVCAPQCNGRCFGRSPSECCHMECAGGCTGPLDTDCFACRNFNNSGSCVPQCPQTLIYNKHTFKLEPNPSAKYQYGSICVAQCPTNFVVDGSSCVSSCPPYKTEVEKKGVKRCEPCGGLCPKACQGTGTASRQTVDSQNIDSFINCTKIQGSLHFLVTGIKGDPYNNITALDPEKLKIFRTVREITDILSIQSWPETLTDLSVFSNLTTIQGRTLYRGYSLLVMRIPSLTSLGLRSLRRINDGGVYITGNKKLCYHHTVNWTRLFSSSSRPQRRQKNIDVKENRLQSQCVEEGHMCDPLCSLEGCWGPGPDQCMSCKNFNRGGTCVHQCRFLTGEGREFAGPKAECMPCHSECEVQEGRFTCTGPGANKCVVCASLRDGPHCVSSCPEGVMGEKGLIFKYPNQQRRCEPCHLNCTQGCSGPGIGDCLDSSRLTTSQPIIGIVLGVLAVVIVGISIFVMSVLYRRGLAIRRKRAMRRYLASGESLEPLDPGEKGVKVHARILKVRELRKIKLLGTGVFGSIHKGIWIPEGDSVKIPVAIKTIHDRTGRQTFHEITDHMLAMGSLDHQYIVRLLGVCPGASLQLVTQLSTQGSLLEHIRHYRDSLDPQRLLNWCVQIAKGMYYLEEHRMVHRNLAARNVLLKSDYMVQISDYGIADLLYPDDKKYFYNEVKTPIKWMALESILFRRYTHQSDVWSYGVTVWEMMSYGAEPYSTMRPQEVPDLLEKGERLSQPHICTIDVYMVMVKCWMIDENVRPTFKELANEFTRMARDPPRYLVIKGDCSPSDSPSDDSHHRVTELDHMEAGLEDQDEERLGDGMATPPLYLSQARSFSRLSRMESHRGVHSSQAGYLPMTPGLDNSQMVWSPASRSRLNSARTVSESSEGRGTLVELEMSEDLAGSLQRKWHREDSAYMSQRDSMSGVLSETPSPDTEGEEDQNGYVLPGLGDSPERDTLLSSSQVTLPHGRTSKVPSYPSGPSEDNDSSCEEYEYMNKQAFMMTLSPRQQPGHSKDGHWLKMNKRQRSSLPSLDTEYTECTGHRTSAGENRGGQTKNEEHQDYEFPALNSDSDKMEERGSGDVEYEYMDIRSVGPDDPPTRVVPHPGAMPKQRMRDEREVEEEDDEYVEEDDYHYTNRQPKLRQALRSREGLRMQREGEGEADEYEDMDSLAAPGAGDPVEYENLQGEGEGVVGGMGGQHTGMGAFVKVRAGVGVGEPGGGDRSFDNPDYWQSRLFLKPNAVST, encoded by the exons tCTATCAGAGAAGTGACAGGCTACATCCTCATAGCCATTAACCAGTTCAGCCGGCTGCCGCTGGACCAGCTCCGTATCATCAGAGGCACCACTCTGTTCGAGGAGCGCTTTGCTCTGGCTGTCCTCGTCAACTACCAGAAGGACGGCCAGCACGGACTGGAGGAGTTGGGCCTCACACACCTCACAg aGATCCTGGAGGGAGGGGTGCAGATCATTCAGAATAAGTTCCTGAGCTACACCCCTCAGGTGAACTGGCTGGACATAGTGAAGGATGGAGCCTCTGAGGTCATCATCAACGAGAACGGGCCTGAAC AGCCATGTGATGAGGCATGCCCAGGTCCATGTTGGGGGTCCAGGAATGACACCTGCCAGATCT tgaCGAAGACAGTGTGTGCCCCTCAGTGTAATGGCCGCTGCTTTGGGAGGAGTCCCAGTGAGTGCTGTCATATGGAGTGTGCAGGAGGCTGCACCGGACCCCTGGACACAGACTGCTTT GCCTGCCGCAACTTCAACAACTCAGGCTCCTGTGTGCCGCAGTGTCCCCAGACCCTCATCTACAACAAGCACACCTTCAAACTGGAGCCCAACCCCAGCGCCAAGTACCAGTACGGCTCAATTTGCGTGGCCCAGTGCCCCA CTAATTTTGTGGTGGACGGGAGCTCGTGTGTGAGCAGCTGCCCCCCTTATAAGACGGAGGTGGAGAAGAAAGGAGTGAAGAGGTGTGAGCCCTGTGGAGGCCTCTGTCCCAAAG cttgTCAAGGAACAGGCACAGCCTCTAGACAGACAGTGGACTCTCAGAACATTGACAGTTTCATCAACTGCACCAAGATCCAGGGAAGCCTGCACTTTCTGGTCACCGGGATCAAAGG TGATCCCTACAACAACATCACAGCTTTGGATCcagagaaactgaagatcttcaGAACTGTGCGAGAgatcacag ACATTCTGAGTATCCAGTCATGGCCGGAAACTCTGACAGACCTGTCAGTGTTCTCCAACTTGACAACCATACAAGGAAGAACCCTTTACAG GGGCTACTCCCTGCTGGTGATGCGCATCCCGTCCCTGACATCTCTGGGGCTGCGCTCGCTGCGGAGGATCAACGACGGTGGCGTCTACATCACAGGAAACAAGAAGCTGTGCTACCACCACACTGTCAACTGGACACGCCTCTTCAGCAGCAGCTCCCGCCCACAGCGCCGCCAGAAGAACATTGACGTCAAGGAGAATCGTCTCCAGAGCCAGTGTG ttgaggAGGGGCACATGTGTGACCCACTGTGTTCGTTGGAGGGGTGTTGGGGTCCTGGTCCGGACCAGTGTATGTCCTGTAAGAACTTCAACCGAGGAGGAACCTGTGTCCATCAGTGCAGATTTCTCACTGG GGAGGGGCGTGAGTTTGCAGGGCCAAAAGCCGAATGTATGCCCTGTCACTCAGAGTGTGAGGTCCAGGAGGGACGGTTCACCTGCACAGGACCG ggaGCTAataagtgtgtggtgtgtgcgagTCTGAGGGACGGTCCCCACTGTGTGTCCTCATGCCCTGAGGGAGTGATGGGGGAGAAGGGTCTCATCTTTAAGTACCCCAACCAGCAGAGACGCTGTGAACCCTGCCACCTCAACTGCACCCAGGG TTGCTCAGGGCCAGGCATTGGGGACTGTTTGGACTCGTCCAGATTAACCACTAG CCAACCCATTATAGGCATTGTTCTGGGAGTTTTGGCAGTGGTGATAGTGGGCATCTCTATCTTTGTGATGAGTGTTCTGTACCGCAGAGGTCTTGCCATCCGGCGCAAGAGAGCCATGAGGAGATACCTGGCgagtggagag AGTTTAGAGCCCTTGGACCCTGGTGAGAAGGGGGTCAAAGTTCATGCAAGGATCCTGAAGGTCAGAGAGCTCCGTAAGATCAAGCTGCTGGGCACCGGGGTGTTTGGCTCCATCCACAAG GGCATTTGGATTCCTGAGGGAGACTCAGTGAAGATCCCCGTGGCCATAAAGACTATTCATGATCGAACGGGGCGGCAGACCTTCCATGAGATCACAGAC CACATGTTGGCGATGGGTAGCTTGGACCACCAATACATAGTCAGGCTCTTAGGTGTCTGTCCAGGTGCAAGTCTCCAGCTGGTCACCCAGCTCAGCACTCAGGGGTCCTTACTGGAGCACATCAGGCACTACAGGGATAGCCTGGACCCACAGAGGCTGCTCAACTGGTGTGTGCAGATTGCCAAG GGTATGTACTATTTGGAGGAACACAGGATGGTCCACAGAAACCTGGCAgccaggaatgttctcttgaaAAGTGACTACATGGTCCAGATCTCTGACTATGGCATCGCAGACCTGCTATACCCTGATGACAAGAAGTACTTCTACAATGAGGTCAAG ACGCCTATCAAATGGATGGCTCTGGAGAGCATCTTGTTCCGCAGATACACACATCAAAGTGATGTCTGGAGCTATG GAGTGACCGTGTGGGAGATGATGTCATACGGGGCGGAGCCCTACTCAACGATGCGTCCACAGGAAGTGCCTGACCTGCTGGAGAAGGGCGAGCGTCTCTCCCAGCCACACATCTGTACCATAGATGTTTACATGGTCATGGTCAAGT GCTGGATGATTGACGAGAATGTCCGTCCCACCTTCAAGGAACTGGCCAATGAGTTTACCAGAATGGCCAGGGACCCGCCTCGATACCTTGTGATCAAG GGGGACTGCAGCCCGTCTGACTCTCCCTCAGACGATTCTCACCACCGAGTTACAGAGCTGGATCACATGGAGGCAGGGCTGGAGGACCAGGATGAGGAGAGGCTAGGGGACGGCATGGCCAcacctcctctctatctgtcACAGGCCAGGAGTTTTTCTCGACTCTCACGAATGGAAAGCCACAGG GGTGTTCACAGCAGTCAGGCTGGATACCTGCCCATGACCCCAGGACTGGATAACTCTCAG ATGGTGTGGTCCCCAGCATCTCGCTCTCGCCTCAACTCCGCCCGCACTGTGTCAGAGAGCTCCGAGGGGCGGGGCACGTTGGTGGAGCTGGAGATGAGCGAGGACTTGGCTGGCAGCCTGCAGAGGAAGTGGCATCGGGAGGACAGTGCCTACATGTCCCAGAGGGACAGCATGTCAGGGGTGCTGTCTGAGACCCCCTCCCCTgacacagagggggaggaggaccaaaacgGATACGTGCTCCCCGGACTGGGTGACAGTCCAGAGAGAG ATACACTACTGTCTAGCTCACAGGTCACCCTTCCTCACGGGAGGACGTCCAAGGTTCCCTCATACCCGTCAGGGCCCTCGGAGGACAATGACAGTTCCTGTGAAGAATATGAGTACATGAACAAACAGGCGTTCATGATGACTCTCTCCCCCAGGCAGCAGCCTGGCCACTCCAAAGATGGCCATTGGTTGAAGATGAACAAGAGGCAACGCTCTTCTCTGCCATCCCTGGACACAGAGTATACAGAGTGCACGGGGCACAGGACATCAGCtggggagaacaggggaggacAAACCAAGAATGAAGAACACCAGGACTATGAATTCCCTGCCCTCAACTCTGATTCAGACAAAATGGAGGAAAGGGGCTCTGGTGACGTTGAATATGAGTACATGGACATTCGAAGTGTTGGACCAGACGATCCCCCAACACGAGTTGTCCCTCATCCTGGAGCTATGCCCAAACAGCggatgagagacgagagagaggtggaggaagaggacgaTGAATATGTAGAAGAGGACGACTATCATTACACTAACAGGCAACCCAAGCTGCGGCAGGCTCTGCGAAGCAGGGAGGGGCTGAGgatgcagagagaaggagagggagaggcggatGAGTACGAGGACATGGATTCCCTGGCTGCCCCTGGAGCTGGGGACCCAGTGGAGTATGAGAATTtgcagggagaaggtgagggtgTAGTGGGAGGCATGGGGGGTCAGCACACAGGGATGGGGGCATTTGTAAAAGTGCGTGCAGGGGTAGGGGTGGGGGAGCCTGGTGGCGGAGATCGCTCATTTGACAATCCAGACTACTGGCAGAGCAGGTTGTTCCTGAAGCCTAATGCTGTGAGCACGTAG
- the LOC135539974 gene encoding receptor tyrosine-protein kinase erbB-3-like isoform X1 has product MRMTGLRQVFALCVTLTWLQFTCAQTQEVICSGTQNALSVTGSSQTQYTLMKDMYSGCEIVMGNLEITMMEHWRDFTFLQSIREVTGYILIAINQFSRLPLDQLRIIRGTTLFEERFALAVLVNYQKDGQHGLEELGLTHLTEILEGGVQIIQNKFLSYTPQVNWLDIVKDGASEVIINENGPEQPCDEACPGPCWGSRNDTCQILTKTVCAPQCNGRCFGRSPSECCHMECAGGCTGPLDTDCFACRNFNNSGSCVPQCPQTLIYNKHTFKLEPNPSAKYQYGSICVAQCPTNFVVDGSSCVSSCPPYKTEVEKKGVKRCEPCGGLCPKACQGTGTASRQTVDSQNIDSFINCTKIQGSLHFLVTGIKGDPYNNITALDPEKLKIFRTVREITDILSIQSWPETLTDLSVFSNLTTIQGRTLYRGGRSKRGYSLLVMRIPSLTSLGLRSLRRINDGGVYITGNKKLCYHHTVNWTRLFSSSSRPQRRQKNIDVKENRLQSQCVEEGHMCDPLCSLEGCWGPGPDQCMSCKNFNRGGTCVHQCRFLTGEGREFAGPKAECMPCHSECEVQEGRFTCTGPGANKCVVCASLRDGPHCVSSCPEGVMGEKGLIFKYPNQQRRCEPCHLNCTQGCSGPGIGDCLDSSRLTTSQPIIGIVLGVLAVVIVGISIFVMSVLYRRGLAIRRKRAMRRYLASGESLEPLDPGEKGVKVHARILKVRELRKIKLLGTGVFGSIHKGIWIPEGDSVKIPVAIKTIHDRTGRQTFHEITDHMLAMGSLDHQYIVRLLGVCPGASLQLVTQLSTQGSLLEHIRHYRDSLDPQRLLNWCVQIAKGMYYLEEHRMVHRNLAARNVLLKSDYMVQISDYGIADLLYPDDKKYFYNEVKTPIKWMALESILFRRYTHQSDVWSYGVTVWEMMSYGAEPYSTMRPQEVPDLLEKGERLSQPHICTIDVYMVMVKCWMIDENVRPTFKELANEFTRMARDPPRYLVIKGDCSPSDSPSDDSHHRVTELDHMEAGLEDQDEERLGDGMATPPLYLSQARSFSRLSRMESHRGVHSSQAGYLPMTPGLDNSQMVWSPASRSRLNSARTVSESSEGRGTLVELEMSEDLAGSLQRKWHREDSAYMSQRDSMSGVLSETPSPDTEGEEDQNGYVLPGLGDSPERDTLLSSSQVTLPHGRTSKVPSYPSGPSEDNDSSCEEYEYMNKQAFMMTLSPRQQPGHSKDGHWLKMNKRQRSSLPSLDTEYTECTGHRTSAGENRGGQTKNEEHQDYEFPALNSDSDKMEERGSGDVEYEYMDIRSVGPDDPPTRVVPHPGAMPKQRMRDEREVEEEDDEYVEEDDYHYTNRQPKLRQALRSREGLRMQREGEGEADEYEDMDSLAAPGAGDPVEYENLQGEGEGVVGGMGGQHTGMGAFVKVRAGVGVGEPGGGDRSFDNPDYWQSRLFLKPNAVST; this is encoded by the exons tCTATCAGAGAAGTGACAGGCTACATCCTCATAGCCATTAACCAGTTCAGCCGGCTGCCGCTGGACCAGCTCCGTATCATCAGAGGCACCACTCTGTTCGAGGAGCGCTTTGCTCTGGCTGTCCTCGTCAACTACCAGAAGGACGGCCAGCACGGACTGGAGGAGTTGGGCCTCACACACCTCACAg aGATCCTGGAGGGAGGGGTGCAGATCATTCAGAATAAGTTCCTGAGCTACACCCCTCAGGTGAACTGGCTGGACATAGTGAAGGATGGAGCCTCTGAGGTCATCATCAACGAGAACGGGCCTGAAC AGCCATGTGATGAGGCATGCCCAGGTCCATGTTGGGGGTCCAGGAATGACACCTGCCAGATCT tgaCGAAGACAGTGTGTGCCCCTCAGTGTAATGGCCGCTGCTTTGGGAGGAGTCCCAGTGAGTGCTGTCATATGGAGTGTGCAGGAGGCTGCACCGGACCCCTGGACACAGACTGCTTT GCCTGCCGCAACTTCAACAACTCAGGCTCCTGTGTGCCGCAGTGTCCCCAGACCCTCATCTACAACAAGCACACCTTCAAACTGGAGCCCAACCCCAGCGCCAAGTACCAGTACGGCTCAATTTGCGTGGCCCAGTGCCCCA CTAATTTTGTGGTGGACGGGAGCTCGTGTGTGAGCAGCTGCCCCCCTTATAAGACGGAGGTGGAGAAGAAAGGAGTGAAGAGGTGTGAGCCCTGTGGAGGCCTCTGTCCCAAAG cttgTCAAGGAACAGGCACAGCCTCTAGACAGACAGTGGACTCTCAGAACATTGACAGTTTCATCAACTGCACCAAGATCCAGGGAAGCCTGCACTTTCTGGTCACCGGGATCAAAGG TGATCCCTACAACAACATCACAGCTTTGGATCcagagaaactgaagatcttcaGAACTGTGCGAGAgatcacag ACATTCTGAGTATCCAGTCATGGCCGGAAACTCTGACAGACCTGTCAGTGTTCTCCAACTTGACAACCATACAAGGAAGAACCCTTTACAG AGGAGGGCGCTCTAAAAG GGGCTACTCCCTGCTGGTGATGCGCATCCCGTCCCTGACATCTCTGGGGCTGCGCTCGCTGCGGAGGATCAACGACGGTGGCGTCTACATCACAGGAAACAAGAAGCTGTGCTACCACCACACTGTCAACTGGACACGCCTCTTCAGCAGCAGCTCCCGCCCACAGCGCCGCCAGAAGAACATTGACGTCAAGGAGAATCGTCTCCAGAGCCAGTGTG ttgaggAGGGGCACATGTGTGACCCACTGTGTTCGTTGGAGGGGTGTTGGGGTCCTGGTCCGGACCAGTGTATGTCCTGTAAGAACTTCAACCGAGGAGGAACCTGTGTCCATCAGTGCAGATTTCTCACTGG GGAGGGGCGTGAGTTTGCAGGGCCAAAAGCCGAATGTATGCCCTGTCACTCAGAGTGTGAGGTCCAGGAGGGACGGTTCACCTGCACAGGACCG ggaGCTAataagtgtgtggtgtgtgcgagTCTGAGGGACGGTCCCCACTGTGTGTCCTCATGCCCTGAGGGAGTGATGGGGGAGAAGGGTCTCATCTTTAAGTACCCCAACCAGCAGAGACGCTGTGAACCCTGCCACCTCAACTGCACCCAGGG TTGCTCAGGGCCAGGCATTGGGGACTGTTTGGACTCGTCCAGATTAACCACTAG CCAACCCATTATAGGCATTGTTCTGGGAGTTTTGGCAGTGGTGATAGTGGGCATCTCTATCTTTGTGATGAGTGTTCTGTACCGCAGAGGTCTTGCCATCCGGCGCAAGAGAGCCATGAGGAGATACCTGGCgagtggagag AGTTTAGAGCCCTTGGACCCTGGTGAGAAGGGGGTCAAAGTTCATGCAAGGATCCTGAAGGTCAGAGAGCTCCGTAAGATCAAGCTGCTGGGCACCGGGGTGTTTGGCTCCATCCACAAG GGCATTTGGATTCCTGAGGGAGACTCAGTGAAGATCCCCGTGGCCATAAAGACTATTCATGATCGAACGGGGCGGCAGACCTTCCATGAGATCACAGAC CACATGTTGGCGATGGGTAGCTTGGACCACCAATACATAGTCAGGCTCTTAGGTGTCTGTCCAGGTGCAAGTCTCCAGCTGGTCACCCAGCTCAGCACTCAGGGGTCCTTACTGGAGCACATCAGGCACTACAGGGATAGCCTGGACCCACAGAGGCTGCTCAACTGGTGTGTGCAGATTGCCAAG GGTATGTACTATTTGGAGGAACACAGGATGGTCCACAGAAACCTGGCAgccaggaatgttctcttgaaAAGTGACTACATGGTCCAGATCTCTGACTATGGCATCGCAGACCTGCTATACCCTGATGACAAGAAGTACTTCTACAATGAGGTCAAG ACGCCTATCAAATGGATGGCTCTGGAGAGCATCTTGTTCCGCAGATACACACATCAAAGTGATGTCTGGAGCTATG GAGTGACCGTGTGGGAGATGATGTCATACGGGGCGGAGCCCTACTCAACGATGCGTCCACAGGAAGTGCCTGACCTGCTGGAGAAGGGCGAGCGTCTCTCCCAGCCACACATCTGTACCATAGATGTTTACATGGTCATGGTCAAGT GCTGGATGATTGACGAGAATGTCCGTCCCACCTTCAAGGAACTGGCCAATGAGTTTACCAGAATGGCCAGGGACCCGCCTCGATACCTTGTGATCAAG GGGGACTGCAGCCCGTCTGACTCTCCCTCAGACGATTCTCACCACCGAGTTACAGAGCTGGATCACATGGAGGCAGGGCTGGAGGACCAGGATGAGGAGAGGCTAGGGGACGGCATGGCCAcacctcctctctatctgtcACAGGCCAGGAGTTTTTCTCGACTCTCACGAATGGAAAGCCACAGG GGTGTTCACAGCAGTCAGGCTGGATACCTGCCCATGACCCCAGGACTGGATAACTCTCAG ATGGTGTGGTCCCCAGCATCTCGCTCTCGCCTCAACTCCGCCCGCACTGTGTCAGAGAGCTCCGAGGGGCGGGGCACGTTGGTGGAGCTGGAGATGAGCGAGGACTTGGCTGGCAGCCTGCAGAGGAAGTGGCATCGGGAGGACAGTGCCTACATGTCCCAGAGGGACAGCATGTCAGGGGTGCTGTCTGAGACCCCCTCCCCTgacacagagggggaggaggaccaaaacgGATACGTGCTCCCCGGACTGGGTGACAGTCCAGAGAGAG ATACACTACTGTCTAGCTCACAGGTCACCCTTCCTCACGGGAGGACGTCCAAGGTTCCCTCATACCCGTCAGGGCCCTCGGAGGACAATGACAGTTCCTGTGAAGAATATGAGTACATGAACAAACAGGCGTTCATGATGACTCTCTCCCCCAGGCAGCAGCCTGGCCACTCCAAAGATGGCCATTGGTTGAAGATGAACAAGAGGCAACGCTCTTCTCTGCCATCCCTGGACACAGAGTATACAGAGTGCACGGGGCACAGGACATCAGCtggggagaacaggggaggacAAACCAAGAATGAAGAACACCAGGACTATGAATTCCCTGCCCTCAACTCTGATTCAGACAAAATGGAGGAAAGGGGCTCTGGTGACGTTGAATATGAGTACATGGACATTCGAAGTGTTGGACCAGACGATCCCCCAACACGAGTTGTCCCTCATCCTGGAGCTATGCCCAAACAGCggatgagagacgagagagaggtggaggaagaggacgaTGAATATGTAGAAGAGGACGACTATCATTACACTAACAGGCAACCCAAGCTGCGGCAGGCTCTGCGAAGCAGGGAGGGGCTGAGgatgcagagagaaggagagggagaggcggatGAGTACGAGGACATGGATTCCCTGGCTGCCCCTGGAGCTGGGGACCCAGTGGAGTATGAGAATTtgcagggagaaggtgagggtgTAGTGGGAGGCATGGGGGGTCAGCACACAGGGATGGGGGCATTTGTAAAAGTGCGTGCAGGGGTAGGGGTGGGGGAGCCTGGTGGCGGAGATCGCTCATTTGACAATCCAGACTACTGGCAGAGCAGGTTGTTCCTGAAGCCTAATGCTGTGAGCACGTAG